One region of Eretmochelys imbricata isolate rEreImb1 chromosome 2, rEreImb1.hap1, whole genome shotgun sequence genomic DNA includes:
- the MAP3K8 gene encoding mitogen-activated protein kinase kinase kinase 8 — translation MEYMSTDSDNKEEIDLLLTHLNVSDVIDIMENFYPNGELAVYEDSLITMCQETNQNGGCTESLLFRGREVSLLSCVRYGTEEDLLAFANQVSNTAKQINGQRRQESGILLNMITPKNGRYQIDSDVLLFPWKLTYRNIGSDFIPRGAFGKVYLAQDRETKKRMACKLVPVEQFKPSDVEIQVRFRHENIAELYGAILWDETIHLFMEAGEGGSVMEKLESCGPMREFEIIWVTKHILKGLDFLHSKGVIHHDIKPSNIVFMSTKAVLVDFGLSVQMTDDTYYPKDLRGTEIYMSPEVILCRGHTTKADIYSMGATIIHMQTGSPPWVNRYPRTSYPSYLYIIHKQAPPLEDIAEDCSTSMRELLEAALERNPNHRLSAADLLKHEALHPPPEDQPRCQSLDSALFERKRLLTRKELELPENIADSSSCTGSSEESELLKRQRSLYIDLGALAGYFNIVRGPPTLEYD, via the exons ATGGAGTATATGAGCACTGATAGCGACAATAAAGAGGAGATTGACTTGTTGCTAACGCACTTAAATGTGTCTGATGTGATAGACATTATGGAGAACTTTTACCCAAATGGAGAGCTGGCAGTTTACGAAGACAGTCTGATTACTATGTGCCAAGAAACTAATCAAAATGGGGGATGTACAGAATCCTTATTATTCCGTGGAAGAGAGGTGTCTTTGCTGTCATGTGTCAGGTACGGGACTGAGGAAGACTTGCTCGCTTTTGCAAATCAGGTGTCCAACACTGCAAAGCAAATTAATGGACAGAGACGACAAGAATCTGGAATCCTATTAAACATG atCACTCCAAAAAATGGGCGCTATCAAATTGACTCCGATGTACTTTTGTTTCCATGGAAGCTGACCTACAGGAATATTGGCTCTGATTTTATTCCTCGAGGAGCTTTTGGGAAAGTGTACTTGGCACAAGACAGAGAGACAAAAAAGCGAATGGCATGCAAGCTG GTCCCAGTGGAACAGTTCAAACCATCAGATGTTGAAATCCAGGTCCGCTTCCGCCATGAGAACATTGCTGAGTTGTATGGTGCTATCCTGTGGGATGAGACTATCCATCTCTTTATGgaagcaggagagggaggatctgTCATGGAAAAGTTGGAGAGCTGTGGGCCTATGAGAGAATTTGAGATCATTTGGGTGACCAAGCATATCCTCAAAGGACTTGATTTCCTTCACTCAAAAGGAGTCATCCACCATGATATAAAAC CCAGCAACATTGTTTTCATGTCAACTAAGGCCGTTTTGGTGGATTTTGGTCTAAGTGTTCAAATGACTGACGACACCTACTACCCCAAAGACCTCCGAGGAACAGAG ATTTACATGAGCCCCGAAGTGATACTCTGCAGAGGCCACACGACAAAAGCGGACATCTACAGCATGGGGGCTACTATCATTCACATGCAGACTGGCAGCCCACCGTGGGTGAATCGATACCCTCGCACCTCATATCCATCGTACCTCTATATA ATACACAAGCAAGCGCCCCCGTTAGAGGACATTGCAGAGGATTGCAGCACCAGCATGAGAGAGCTGCTGGAAGCTGCTCTGGAAAGGAACCCTAATCACAGACTGTCTGCTGCAGACTTACTAAAACATGAGGCCTTGCATCCGCCACCAGAGGACCAGCCACGGTGCCAAAGTCTGGACTCAGCCCTGTTTGAAAGGAAAAGGCTGCTGACGAGGAAGGAGCTGGAGTTGCCAGAAAACATTGCGG